One genomic region from Nostoc sp. UHCC 0926 encodes:
- a CDS encoding TrbI/VirB10 family protein: MSNSNQNDEFDYLNENSADFSSEFNSTNGNHRSNQATLVTDDDISPEDEQLLAGYNPTANHLISEEYRLKQDAEGAVERPLAEKPSVRLGSVVALVGIVIGSVALIWFGFLQPKPPVKQVVQTPTTSPKDEPVLDESAELKSRLAFQDQRQQLKVEPVAAKSPSPTLQNKSKPTPSRPQETFSPRTTPTSRITPITPVRISQPAPPVVRYISPNPVSYQASTPIRQPESNVDPFQQWSQLASLGQSQIGNSKVAETQSEVAVNTQTPTGLKPTARTSISTPEDPGIQTVLIGSKSTDSKTDNLTPGMVGILNRTPVATTNLNVNETKEVALGTSAPGRIIMPMIWDQGGNNPSDRFAIELTKPLTATNGTVALPAGTVLVTKTVAVGKKNNLVSASAIALIYPDSQGTVKQETIPAETLLIRGRGQQPLIAKKLNDVGTDIAQQDLLVGLLSSLGKVGSIVNQPRTQSSTVVSSGTFSQSTLTSNSNPQIWAAALEGFFSPVSERLSRRSDQAVQELLERPNIQFLPEGTEVSVVVNSFLKVER, translated from the coding sequence ATGAGCAATTCAAATCAAAACGATGAATTTGACTACCTAAACGAAAACTCTGCTGATTTTTCGTCGGAATTCAACAGTACTAACGGCAATCATCGCTCTAACCAAGCCACTTTGGTTACTGATGATGATATCAGCCCTGAAGATGAGCAGTTGTTGGCAGGTTATAACCCTACCGCAAATCACCTCATTTCTGAAGAATATCGCTTGAAACAAGATGCAGAAGGAGCAGTAGAGCGACCGTTAGCAGAAAAACCTAGTGTTCGACTAGGTTCAGTAGTTGCCTTAGTGGGAATCGTTATTGGCTCTGTAGCACTGATCTGGTTTGGATTTCTCCAACCGAAACCTCCTGTCAAACAAGTAGTCCAAACTCCTACTACATCTCCAAAAGACGAACCAGTTTTAGATGAATCTGCCGAACTTAAAAGCAGATTAGCCTTTCAAGACCAACGACAACAACTCAAAGTAGAACCTGTTGCGGCTAAATCCCCAAGTCCAACCCTACAAAATAAATCCAAACCAACGCCATCTCGACCTCAAGAGACTTTTTCACCGCGCACAACTCCTACATCACGCATAACACCAATAACTCCTGTAAGAATTTCTCAACCTGCGCCCCCAGTAGTGCGGTATATTTCTCCAAATCCTGTAAGTTATCAAGCTTCAACACCAATACGACAGCCTGAAAGTAATGTCGATCCTTTCCAGCAGTGGAGCCAACTAGCTAGCCTGGGACAGTCGCAAATCGGTAACTCTAAAGTAGCTGAAACTCAGTCAGAAGTTGCTGTTAACACTCAAACTCCAACAGGCTTGAAACCAACAGCTAGGACATCCATTTCCACTCCTGAAGACCCTGGTATTCAAACAGTTTTAATTGGCTCCAAAAGCACTGACAGTAAAACTGATAACTTGACTCCAGGAATGGTAGGTATCCTCAATCGCACCCCTGTAGCTACAACCAATCTCAATGTCAATGAAACTAAAGAGGTAGCGCTGGGTACATCTGCCCCAGGTAGAATTATCATGCCGATGATTTGGGATCAGGGAGGGAATAATCCCAGCGATCGCTTTGCTATCGAGTTAACCAAACCTCTCACAGCCACAAATGGCACGGTGGCACTCCCGGCTGGTACTGTTTTAGTAACGAAAACAGTGGCAGTAGGTAAAAAGAATAACTTAGTATCTGCAAGTGCGATCGCGCTGATTTACCCTGACTCCCAAGGCACAGTTAAACAGGAAACCATTCCGGCTGAGACTTTGTTAATTCGTGGTCGAGGACAGCAACCATTAATTGCTAAAAAGCTGAATGATGTGGGGACAGATATTGCCCAACAAGATTTGTTAGTTGGATTACTCAGTAGTTTGGGTAAAGTGGGAAGCATAGTGAATCAGCCCCGTACTCAATCTAGCACTGTTGTTTCTAGTGGCACTTTTAGCCAAAGTACTCTTACTAGTAACTCTAATCCTCAGATTTGGGCGGCGGCGCTGGAAGGCTTTTTTAGTCCAGTCAGTGAACGTCTGTCTAGACGCTCTGACCAAGCAGTGCAAGAATTACTAGAACGTCCAAATATCCAGTTTTTACCTGAAGGTACAGAAGTCTCGGTTGTCGTCAATAGTTTTTTGAAAGTTGAACGATGA
- a CDS encoding ATP-binding protein, protein MLFIKQKYLPYRIAFFSVGVTLLVKLGLEHLTGITSSFSLWLIAISISTWHGSIISGLTSLFLAALASHYFFTNPSSTLNSLEFVLFIIEGLLISALTANFQSSKQQSDSDKTEAQINLKDLLQSQRSLRQGEELYRTLTQNLPNGVVFLFDRDMRFMGAEGTELQVFGLPKEEFQGKTLHETVLPETYELIEPAYRSTLQGTPMCIEIPYNNQVYLVQTFPVKDENSKIMTGLAIFQNVTNRKQAEAKIIKLNQALNRRVKELQTLLEVIPTGIGIAEDPECRTIRANPALAKLLGIPVDANASLSAPNDERPTNFKVYQSGRELAPEELAMQYATTHGVEILDSEIEVVRDDGVRINLSQYAAPLFDEDGKVRGCVSIFLDITQRNQAERKLQAARDQLQTVLEAVPGIVSWVSSDLCYLGVNKHLADSFNLPPEAFVGKDIGFLASGNGFREFVQNFFAGDQSEALYELRSISADRSYLIVAQKYDQNRAAFLIGIDITEQKRVEEELRQKTEELAEINRVKDEFVAVLSHELRTPMHNLHGWAQLLLTESEMDEALKIEGLETIERNARLQVRLIDDLLDLARMQKGEMNLEIEPVDLASVIRSAADTIRLSAETKGIQIQLHLDTAVSNVLGDAIRLQQVVWNLLSNAIKFSSKNESVEVRLEQVESQAQITVIDRGRGIEAEFIPFVFERFSQRDASTTRSAGGLGLGLAIALTIVELHNGNITAASAGFGKGSTFTVRLPIVTMTKQLSNDELVVGELLHGNQKITQLQNLCILVVDDDADARMLMQTVLQSAGADVLVAASVKEALALLEQRRRSPTQASPALLISDISMPDEDGFTLIRQVRSRTIEQGGQIPAIALTAFAEAKNEQRILKAGFQLFIAKPIKPMELVDKIIEVLKT, encoded by the coding sequence ATGTTATTTATCAAACAAAAATATCTGCCCTACAGGATTGCATTTTTCAGTGTGGGAGTAACCTTGCTAGTCAAGTTGGGACTAGAGCATCTAACTGGAATCACAAGTTCTTTCAGCTTGTGGCTGATTGCTATCTCTATAAGTACTTGGCACGGTAGTATCATTTCAGGATTGACATCATTGTTTTTGGCTGCTTTAGCTAGTCATTACTTTTTTACAAACCCATCTTCTACTCTCAATAGTTTGGAATTTGTATTATTTATTATCGAGGGTCTATTAATCAGTGCGCTAACTGCTAACTTTCAGTCAAGCAAACAGCAGTCAGATTCTGATAAAACAGAAGCCCAAATTAATCTAAAAGATTTATTACAGAGTCAGCGTTCACTTCGACAAGGTGAAGAACTATACCGAACATTAACCCAAAATCTACCCAATGGAGTAGTTTTTCTCTTTGATCGAGATATGCGCTTTATGGGTGCTGAGGGTACAGAACTGCAAGTCTTTGGTTTACCAAAAGAAGAGTTCCAAGGTAAAACGCTGCACGAAACTGTTCTCCCTGAGACTTACGAACTGATAGAACCAGCTTACCGTAGTACCTTACAGGGTACTCCAATGTGTATTGAAATTCCTTATAACAATCAAGTTTATCTAGTACAAACTTTTCCAGTCAAAGATGAAAATAGCAAAATTATGACTGGCTTGGCAATCTTCCAAAACGTCACGAACCGCAAACAAGCAGAAGCAAAAATTATCAAGTTAAACCAAGCTTTAAATCGACGAGTTAAAGAACTACAAACTTTGTTAGAGGTGATTCCAACTGGCATTGGCATTGCAGAAGATCCAGAATGCCGAACTATTCGAGCTAATCCGGCTCTTGCTAAACTGCTGGGCATACCTGTTGACGCAAATGCCTCTCTCAGCGCTCCTAATGATGAACGTCCAACTAACTTTAAAGTTTACCAGTCAGGCAGAGAACTAGCTCCAGAAGAACTGGCCATGCAATATGCTACCACTCATGGTGTGGAAATACTGGATTCTGAGATTGAGGTGGTTCGTGATGATGGTGTGAGGATTAACCTGTCGCAGTATGCTGCCCCTTTATTTGATGAAGATGGAAAAGTGCGGGGGTGTGTAAGTATATTTCTAGATATTACCCAGCGCAATCAGGCAGAAAGAAAATTGCAAGCTGCTAGAGATCAGTTGCAGACTGTATTGGAGGCTGTACCTGGAATTGTATCTTGGGTCAGTTCCGATTTGTGCTATCTAGGTGTCAACAAGCACTTAGCTGATAGTTTTAATTTGCCTCCCGAAGCTTTTGTTGGTAAGGATATTGGTTTCTTAGCTAGTGGTAATGGGTTTCGTGAGTTCGTGCAAAATTTCTTTGCTGGAGATCAATCTGAAGCACTATATGAGTTGAGATCCATAAGCGCAGATCGTAGCTATTTAATTGTGGCTCAAAAATATGACCAGAACAGAGCCGCATTTTTAATCGGCATTGATATCACTGAACAAAAGCGTGTAGAGGAAGAACTAAGACAAAAGACTGAGGAACTGGCAGAAATAAATCGAGTAAAGGATGAATTCGTCGCTGTCTTGTCTCATGAATTACGTACTCCCATGCATAATCTCCACGGCTGGGCGCAACTATTGCTAACTGAATCTGAGATGGATGAAGCACTGAAAATTGAGGGACTGGAAACGATTGAGCGGAATGCCCGTCTACAAGTTCGCTTAATTGACGATTTGCTGGATCTGGCTAGGATGCAGAAGGGCGAGATGAATTTGGAAATCGAACCTGTTGACCTAGCAAGTGTAATTCGGTCAGCAGCAGATACTATTCGATTGTCAGCCGAAACAAAGGGCATTCAAATTCAGTTACATCTTGATACTGCTGTGTCCAACGTTTTAGGTGATGCCATTCGTTTACAACAGGTTGTTTGGAATTTGCTTTCAAATGCAATTAAGTTTAGTTCCAAGAATGAAAGTGTAGAGGTGAGGTTGGAACAAGTTGAGTCTCAGGCTCAGATTACTGTTATTGATCGAGGGAGGGGCATAGAAGCAGAATTTATACCATTCGTCTTTGAACGGTTTAGTCAGCGTGATGCTTCCACTACTCGTTCTGCTGGTGGATTAGGTTTAGGACTTGCGATCGCTCTGACAATTGTAGAACTCCACAATGGCAATATCACGGCAGCCAGTGCGGGATTCGGCAAGGGTTCGACATTCACGGTGAGGCTACCTATCGTGACAATGACAAAGCAGTTGAGTAATGATGAACTAGTAGTAGGAGAATTGCTGCATGGCAATCAGAAAATTACCCAATTGCAGAACTTGTGCATTCTGGTTGTGGATGACGATGCAGATGCTCGGATGTTAATGCAGACTGTTCTTCAGAGCGCCGGGGCAGATGTATTAGTGGCAGCATCAGTAAAAGAAGCATTGGCACTTTTAGAACAGCGTAGGCGTAGCCCAACCCAGGCATCGCCCGCTCTACTGATTAGTGATATCAGTATGCCAGATGAGGATGGCTTTACCTTGATTCGTCAGGTTCGCTCCCGCACTATAGAGCAAGGGGGACAAATTCCAGCGATCGCTCTTACTGCTTTTGCTGAAGCCAAAAATGAGCAACGTATTTTAAAAGCAGGGTTTCAACTTTTTATTGCCAAGCCAATTAAGCCAATGGAACTCGTGGATAAGATCATTGAGGTGTTAAAAACTTGA
- a CDS encoding ATP-dependent DNA helicase, protein MMPNGYGNIFIKPEGMLFFGEVKPTAIAALSGSINGISEAMMIQTLPTFAATGSFPFQLTQQQQKALDAMWTFIQPTAIAALFLLVGYAGTGKSTIVFQLVKVLVATGKRVVLTAPTNKAVGVLQRMAAENGVTGVEFFTIHQLLGLGMVTRGKEKVLDQTGPSYINLFDVVFIDECSMIGKQLWRWIEDVANQSSTWTKIKIILMGDPAQLNPVNEGKSPSFQVPDKAVLTQVVRQGTGSPLLEFVTASRYAVTKSKFPFEPYAKYLPDKSNGALMVKRQTLLRYACKKMKREFAQNPDCFRILSWTNTQVDFYNQQIRTHLYGENLNRFIPGERLITRDPVMAPDGKTTILSTSTEFTVLDVFGDRYNNYDTWRLKVETDEGIVRQIYVLHEDEQKQFDQETKRLLKSAKRNPFLWKQYYKHSEQFANIRNCFALTVHNSQGSTFLEAGIDGQDLSKRLYPERGDDSKTVLAKIREFNRLYYVSSSRARQRILVIR, encoded by the coding sequence ATGATGCCGAATGGATATGGAAACATATTCATCAAACCAGAAGGAATGTTGTTTTTCGGAGAAGTAAAACCAACAGCTATCGCTGCATTGAGTGGATCAATTAATGGAATTAGCGAAGCGATGATGATCCAAACACTTCCTACTTTCGCTGCAACAGGTTCTTTTCCATTTCAACTCACTCAGCAGCAGCAAAAAGCTTTAGATGCAATGTGGACATTTATACAGCCAACCGCGATCGCTGCTTTATTTCTGCTGGTTGGCTATGCTGGAACCGGCAAGTCAACTATTGTTTTCCAACTAGTTAAAGTTCTTGTCGCTACGGGTAAGCGAGTTGTACTGACTGCACCCACTAATAAAGCTGTAGGTGTGCTGCAACGCATGGCGGCAGAAAATGGCGTAACTGGCGTAGAATTCTTCACCATTCACCAGTTGTTAGGACTGGGTATGGTAACTAGAGGTAAAGAGAAAGTACTTGACCAAACTGGGCCTTCTTACATCAATCTATTTGATGTTGTCTTTATTGATGAATGTTCCATGATTGGCAAACAACTCTGGCGCTGGATTGAAGATGTTGCTAACCAATCATCCACCTGGACAAAAATCAAAATTATTCTCATGGGCGACCCAGCACAGTTAAATCCAGTTAATGAAGGAAAATCCCCCAGTTTTCAAGTACCAGATAAAGCAGTATTGACTCAAGTTGTGCGTCAGGGAACTGGTAGCCCTTTGTTAGAGTTTGTCACTGCTTCTCGCTATGCAGTTACCAAGAGCAAGTTTCCTTTTGAGCCTTATGCCAAATATCTGCCTGATAAAAGTAATGGGGCGCTGATGGTTAAACGTCAAACTTTGCTGCGTTATGCCTGCAAAAAGATGAAGAGAGAATTTGCTCAAAACCCAGATTGTTTCCGAATTTTATCCTGGACGAATACTCAAGTTGACTTTTACAATCAGCAGATTCGCACACATTTATATGGTGAAAATCTCAATCGCTTTATTCCTGGAGAGAGATTAATCACCAGAGATCCTGTGATGGCTCCTGATGGTAAAACTACGATTCTTTCTACATCTACAGAATTTACTGTTTTAGATGTTTTTGGGGATCGTTACAACAACTATGATACTTGGAGGTTGAAGGTAGAGACAGATGAAGGGATTGTGCGTCAAATCTATGTTCTGCATGAAGATGAGCAAAAACAATTTGACCAAGAAACCAAACGTTTACTCAAAAGTGCCAAGCGTAATCCCTTTCTGTGGAAGCAGTACTACAAACATTCAGAGCAGTTTGCCAACATCAGAAACTGCTTTGCATTAACTGTTCACAATAGCCAAGGTAGCACTTTCTTAGAGGCGGGTATTGATGGTCAAGATTTGAGTAAGCGACTTTATCCAGAACGAGGAGATGACAGTAAGACAGTACTGGCAAAGATTAGAGAGTTTAATCGTTTGTACTATGTTTCTAGCTCACGGGCTAGACAACGGATATTAGTTATCCGGTGA
- a CDS encoding DUF1257 domain-containing protein, which translates to MSHFSTVTTKLTNRECLVQALQNLQLTVQVYEKPQSLRGYYDDSQGKSAEIVVPGRSLSVRADIGFKWDQEAGVYQLIHDAYETIPRLGENFFSHTLVEAYGKNMVRAKAAQLQEHLGECTITEETNGQVHTLRLAFSAHQQTQQVRR; encoded by the coding sequence ATGTCACACTTTTCAACTGTCACTACAAAACTAACTAACCGTGAATGTTTAGTACAAGCTCTACAAAATTTGCAGCTTACCGTCCAAGTTTATGAAAAACCACAATCGCTGAGAGGTTATTACGACGACTCCCAGGGGAAAAGTGCTGAGATTGTTGTCCCTGGCCGTAGTTTAAGTGTCCGCGCAGATATCGGGTTTAAGTGGGATCAAGAGGCAGGGGTGTATCAACTCATCCATGATGCCTATGAAACTATACCTCGACTAGGAGAAAACTTCTTTTCTCACACCCTAGTGGAAGCCTACGGTAAGAACATGGTTCGCGCTAAAGCAGCCCAGTTACAAGAACATCTGGGAGAATGCACCATCACAGAAGAAACGAATGGTCAGGTACATACCCTGCGTCTTGCATTTTCAGCACATCAGCAAACTCAACAAGTACGGAGGTAA
- a CDS encoding DUF2997 domain-containing protein yields MERAILIHFDTVTGEVKIEAEGFEGLSCLEATQPFEEALGVVEGDHIYKPESQQQLRSTITHQQQLYQ; encoded by the coding sequence ATGGAACGGGCAATATTGATACATTTTGACACTGTTACAGGCGAAGTGAAAATAGAAGCCGAGGGATTTGAGGGTTTGTCATGTCTAGAAGCAACCCAACCCTTTGAAGAAGCTTTGGGTGTGGTAGAGGGCGATCACATTTACAAACCAGAATCTCAGCAACAGCTTCGTAGTACGATTACTCATCAACAACAGTTGTACCAATAA
- a CDS encoding AAA family ATPase, with translation MKLSNLITTIDSQIPIVAIDVLSPEEATIIQWLTTEVMDKLNSPVYFWNLGVSGLEQCLIADDGGLVFKSVETYKKPHNIDPLIYVFEYINNFCGNGVFILGDVHPFVGKNSLQLSWEILTRVKNLYHRLKPTEKRIVFLGQNIQLHESLLRLIPCCEVPLPSIEQIQDHLESYLLYLQESASEQEVQFAVSLTTEDKETLARAALGLTLEEISDFLRLTVKERLTSKGIVIDTTIIPLIVEYKTRLLSQMGIELGKPATIPFGGLDLLRDWLQRRSRLFSQEARSLNLPQPKGVLLAGPPGTGKSIVAKNIATILNLPLLQLDIASMLGSLVGESEGNVRRALKTAEAIAPCILWIDEVEKALSANGDTSGVSQRILGNILTFMSECTAGVFVVATCNDPTALPIEFKRKGRFDENFFVDLPTELERCQILKIHLERFGIEVPQEYLEAIAASTDKFSGAELETLASEAALLAFDEERPQQVTLADLENCQQNITPLAVQDAAAVERMQSWSKIARPASSPVQVSKKGLRTSRFRTN, from the coding sequence ATGAAACTATCAAACCTGATTACCACCATTGACTCTCAAATACCCATCGTGGCAATAGATGTTCTGTCCCCCGAAGAAGCCACTATCATTCAGTGGTTAACTACTGAAGTGATGGACAAACTTAACAGTCCTGTGTACTTCTGGAATTTGGGAGTTTCCGGCTTGGAGCAATGTCTGATTGCTGACGACGGTGGACTGGTGTTCAAATCAGTCGAGACGTACAAAAAGCCTCATAACATAGACCCTTTAATATATGTGTTCGAGTACATCAACAATTTCTGTGGTAATGGGGTTTTCATCCTGGGAGATGTTCACCCTTTTGTGGGTAAAAATTCCCTGCAATTAAGTTGGGAAATCCTCACCCGAGTAAAAAACTTGTACCATCGCCTCAAACCGACTGAAAAGCGAATTGTGTTTTTAGGTCAAAACATTCAACTGCACGAATCCCTACTGAGACTAATTCCTTGTTGTGAAGTTCCTTTGCCCAGCATTGAACAAATTCAAGACCACTTAGAATCATATTTACTGTACTTGCAAGAATCTGCCAGTGAGCAAGAGGTACAATTTGCAGTATCTCTCACCACTGAAGATAAAGAAACCTTGGCAAGGGCAGCTTTAGGGCTAACCTTGGAGGAAATTAGCGACTTTCTCCGGCTCACTGTTAAGGAGCGATTAACTTCTAAAGGTATAGTAATTGATACTACAATTATTCCTTTGATTGTCGAATACAAAACCCGCCTACTGTCTCAAATGGGTATCGAATTGGGTAAACCTGCGACCATACCGTTTGGTGGACTAGACCTGTTGCGGGATTGGTTGCAACGCCGCAGCCGATTATTTTCCCAGGAAGCGCGATCGCTAAATCTACCCCAACCTAAAGGGGTGCTATTGGCAGGGCCACCAGGGACAGGTAAATCTATAGTAGCAAAGAACATTGCAACCATACTCAACCTTCCACTGCTGCAATTAGACATTGCCTCGATGCTTGGTAGCCTGGTGGGAGAATCTGAGGGCAATGTCCGCCGCGCCCTCAAAACTGCTGAAGCGATCGCACCCTGTATCTTGTGGATTGATGAGGTTGAAAAAGCACTTTCAGCTAATGGTGATACCTCTGGAGTCTCACAAAGGATTCTGGGGAATATCCTCACTTTCATGTCTGAATGTACGGCAGGGGTGTTTGTGGTGGCAACCTGTAATGACCCAACAGCGCTGCCTATTGAGTTTAAGCGGAAAGGGCGGTTTGATGAAAATTTCTTTGTTGACCTACCCACTGAGTTGGAACGTTGCCAGATTCTCAAGATTCACTTAGAACGGTTTGGTATAGAAGTTCCGCAGGAATATTTAGAGGCGATCGCTGCTAGCACCGACAAGTTTAGTGGTGCTGAGTTGGAAACCCTAGCATCAGAAGCAGCACTACTGGCTTTCGATGAGGAAAGACCTCAGCAGGTCACACTGGCTGATTTAGAAAATTGTCAGCAAAACATCACCCCTTTAGCTGTTCAAGATGCTGCTGCTGTTGAGCGGATGCAATCTTGGTCAAAGATTGCGCGACCAGCTTCCAGTCCTGTGCAGGTGTCTAAGAAAGGTCTTCGTACTTCCAGGTTCCGTACTAATTAG
- a CDS encoding WGR domain-containing protein produces the protein MEIYLIFVDAVQNSNKFWSAKVEQGNLTVEWGRVGYKSQQKVHSFGNYQQAVSKFHNLVAEKKMKGYRESQPQIDSTSDSLEIKRAIQLLEILRPYVTQRQFTNRNYLETLNQYLKIVPTPLGMKIDPSRIYRDVADIEHQLSLLNSLLETDPMLGDNTTEESANNSKVISLKSIGKNFWRHL, from the coding sequence ATGGAAATTTACTTAATATTCGTAGATGCGGTTCAGAACAGTAACAAATTCTGGAGTGCAAAAGTTGAGCAAGGCAATCTAACTGTTGAGTGGGGTAGAGTAGGTTACAAATCTCAGCAAAAAGTACACTCTTTTGGTAATTATCAACAAGCAGTTTCTAAATTCCACAATCTCGTTGCTGAAAAGAAAATGAAAGGCTATCGAGAAAGCCAACCTCAAATTGATAGTACTTCTGATTCTCTAGAAATAAAAAGAGCTATTCAATTACTGGAGATTTTGCGCCCTTATGTAACACAAAGACAATTTACCAATAGAAATTATCTAGAGACATTAAACCAATATTTGAAAATAGTTCCTACACCTTTAGGAATGAAAATAGATCCGTCTCGAATATACCGCGATGTGGCAGATATTGAACATCAACTATCACTGCTGAACTCTTTGCTGGAAACTGATCCTATGCTGGGTGATAACACTACGGAAGAATCTGCTAATAACAGCAAAGTTATCAGTTTAAAAAGCATTGGAAAGAACTTTTGGAGGCATTTGTAG
- the dnaN gene encoding DNA polymerase III subunit beta, protein MTQTASKQRVKPANQTKKTSVATPKGENEVSANIPEISTGKKKKPTSPDAGNSTEPISNKRTNKHSAKSELNSQPVIESGMEVICSQSKFHDALSLVGCATPAKPTHPILANALIIADIETQQIHLTVTDLALTIQASFEAQVLLKGEITVPMEMLFEIVKHCPNGNINLSSQTQIIQLNNEDKQTKICSLSLSDADGKYEIRGISAEEFPPSSTIDYTPIALPTTVFKDGLKGVIYAVSTDENKYILTGVHIQLTQEKLKFIGTDGHRVATTELSTQGIGRKPRKQVESSEIQFTIPGRVLKELARNLDDSVEFINLLYDAESNRLGFAWQDIILRCQCLEGTYPDCEQLLARFSFDREVILEKAFLVKALERLSVLTDKKEKGIYLQFDGSLQQLRLSIEREFGKGDQVIAAHLPSEMSLNIQFNLKYLVEAAKAIPSSAIKMHLQQSDHPAMLVPYGDRPNPELQMEMRQFLLPLYTLNA, encoded by the coding sequence ATGACTCAAACAGCATCGAAACAAAGGGTAAAGCCTGCCAATCAGACCAAAAAAACAAGTGTAGCTACTCCTAAAGGCGAAAATGAAGTATCAGCAAATATCCCAGAAATATCTACAGGTAAAAAGAAAAAACCTACATCTCCAGATGCTGGTAATTCAACTGAACCTATCTCAAATAAGCGTACTAATAAACATTCTGCCAAATCAGAGTTAAACTCTCAACCAGTTATAGAATCAGGAATGGAGGTAATCTGCTCACAAAGTAAATTTCACGATGCGCTCTCTCTAGTTGGTTGTGCTACCCCAGCTAAACCTACCCATCCGATTCTTGCTAATGCTCTAATCATTGCAGATATCGAAACACAACAGATACATTTAACTGTTACTGATTTAGCATTAACAATTCAGGCAAGTTTTGAAGCCCAGGTGTTGCTCAAGGGTGAAATTACTGTGCCAATGGAAATGCTATTTGAGATAGTTAAGCATTGCCCTAATGGTAATATCAACCTCAGTAGCCAAACTCAAATCATACAGCTTAATAATGAGGATAAGCAAACAAAAATCTGCTCTCTCAGTTTATCTGATGCTGATGGAAAATATGAAATTAGAGGCATTAGTGCTGAAGAATTTCCACCTAGTTCTACAATTGATTATACTCCCATTGCTCTGCCAACAACAGTTTTCAAAGATGGTTTGAAAGGTGTAATTTATGCTGTCAGCACTGATGAAAATAAATATATCTTGACCGGAGTTCATATCCAACTTACACAGGAGAAGTTAAAGTTTATTGGTACTGATGGGCATCGAGTCGCAACCACTGAACTTTCAACTCAAGGAATTGGTAGAAAACCCCGCAAACAAGTAGAATCTTCAGAGATACAATTTACTATTCCCGGTCGAGTCCTCAAAGAACTAGCGCGTAACTTGGATGATTCTGTCGAATTCATTAATTTGTTGTATGATGCCGAAAGTAATCGCTTGGGTTTTGCTTGGCAAGATATTATCCTCAGATGTCAATGTCTCGAAGGAACTTACCCTGACTGCGAACAGCTATTGGCAAGATTTAGCTTTGACCGAGAAGTAATTCTAGAAAAAGCATTCTTAGTCAAAGCATTAGAACGCTTATCTGTGTTAACAGACAAAAAAGAGAAAGGTATTTATTTACAGTTTGATGGAAGTTTGCAGCAGCTACGACTATCAATTGAACGGGAGTTTGGCAAAGGGGATCAGGTTATTGCTGCTCATCTACCATCAGAAATGTCATTGAATATTCAGTTTAACCTCAAGTATTTAGTAGAAGCAGCTAAGGCAATTCCTAGTTCCGCTATCAAAATGCACTTGCAACAATCAGATCATCCTGCCATGTTGGTTCCTTATGGAGATAGACCAAATCCAGAACTGCAAATGGAAATGCGTCAATTCTTACTGCCACTGTACACTCTAAATGCTTAA
- a CDS encoding XisH family protein has protein sequence MPAKDIYHNEVKNALIKDGWTITDDPYFIKYEDAELYADLAAEKPIAAERQGRKIVVEIKSFVGKSLMYDFHNALGQYIVYRKLIQLTEPEYKLYLAVDDVVYENFFQRKSVQAVINENNLLLIVVNTEKEEIKQWIS, from the coding sequence ATGCCAGCAAAAGACATATACCATAATGAAGTCAAGAACGCATTGATAAAAGACGGTTGGACTATCACAGATGATCCTTACTTTATCAAATATGAGGATGCTGAACTCTACGCCGACCTAGCAGCAGAAAAACCAATCGCCGCAGAACGCCAGGGACGGAAGATTGTTGTAGAAATAAAGAGCTTTGTGGGCAAATCGCTGATGTATGATTTTCATAACGCCCTGGGACAATACATAGTCTATCGGAAACTCATTCAACTTACTGAGCCAGAATATAAGCTTTATTTAGCTGTTGATGATGTTGTCTATGAGAACTTTTTTCAACGTAAATCTGTACAAGCAGTCATCAATGAAAATAACCTGCTGTTAATAGTTGTAAATACAGAAAAGGAGGAAATTAAGCAATGGATAAGCTAG